GCGCAGCGGCGAGATACTGGGCGTGGTCAGCACCAATGCCTTAGAATTGGGCATCGACATCGGACAGCTGGATGCCTGCATCATGGCTGGCTACCCGGGGACCATCGCCAGCACCTGGCAACAGGCCGGTCGGGCAGGGCGCCGCCTGGATGCCTCCGTGGCGATCCTGGTTGCCTCCAGCGCGCCGCTCGACCAGTACATCGTCAACCATCCCGAGTACTTCTTCGGACAGCCGCCAGAAGCGGGTATCATCGACCCCAATAACCTCCTGGTCCTCATGAGCCATATCAAATGCGCGGCGTTCGAGCTTCCCTTCGACGAGGGCGAGCGATTTGGCGTGGAGACCACTGGCAAAATCCTCGACTACCTGGAGCAGAACCAAGTGCTGCACCGCAGCGAGGGCAAGTACCACTGGGCCAGCGACATCTATCCGGCCGAAGAGGTGAGCCTGCGCAGTGCTTCGACTGGCAATTTCGTCATCATCGACACCACCGCAAAGGGCAAGGAGCGGGTCATCGGCGAGGTAGACCAATTCAGCGCGCCGATGCTCGTGCACGAGGGGGCCATCTACATGCACGAGAGCAAGCAATACCACGTGGACACCTTGGACTGGCAGCGCCGCAAGGCCTACGTGCATGAAGTGGCCGTTGACCATTACACCGACGCGGAGGAAAAGAGCCATATCCGCGTGCTCGACGTTGAGGCACAAGAGGCGGTGCCTGGGGGAACTAAGGCGCTGGGCGAGGTGAGCGTCACGACCATCCCGACCATCTACAAGAAGATCAAGTTCGGCACGCACGAAAACGTCGGCTGGGGCAAGATCAGCTTGCCGGAACTGGAGCTCCACACCACCGCCTACTGGTGGGAGATCACTCGGGAGCAGTTGGCGCCGCTAGCGCTCAACCAAGCCACCTTGGCGGATGCGCTCAAGGCGGTGGCCAATGTGCTGGCCAACGTGGCACCAGTGTTTGCGCTTTGCGACCCGCGCGACATCCACGCCGTGCCCATGGTGCGCTCGCCATTTTCGGAGCTCCCCACCGTGTACATTTACGAAAGCCATCCCGGCGGTGTGGGCCTGAGCAGGCGCCTCTTTCACCTGCACGCCGACCTGTTAGCGGCTGCCAGGGACCTCATCGCCCGATGTCCCTGCACCAGCGGCTGCCCATCGTGCGTAGGACCGCCGTTGGAAGTTGGGCAAGGAGGAAAGACCGAGGCACTGCGCTTGCTGGACCTGGGGATCGGCCAGTGAGCGGGCCAACCGCTGCGCCTTTGTGCGCAAGGAGCGTCCTATGCCATTCTCTGAGATTGATTACAAGACCTACGTCCACTGGGGCACCAGTACCTGGACCTACGAGGGCTGGAAGGGGATCGTCTACCACAAGGACTACCGCCCCGAGCGTTTCAAGAAAGAGTGCCTGGCCGAATACGCGCGCGACGGCAGGTTCTCGACGGTGGGCATGGACCTGTTCTTCTACCGACCGCCCTCGCCTTTCGAATTGGCCGCCTATGCCCGGCAACTGCCTCCAGGCTTCAAGGCGTGCTCCAAGGTGTGGGAAGAGATCACCGTGAAGCGCTACCCCAACCATCCCCGCTACGGCGACAACAAGGGCAAGGAGAATCCCAACTTCCTCAGCGTCGAGCAGTTCGTCACCAAGGTCCTGGAACCCTATCGCAAGGCCTTTGCCAACTTTGCCGGGCCGTTCATCTTTGAGTTCGGCTACCTGTCGCGGGAGGATATGCCCTCCGTACACGCCTTCGCCGAGCGACTGGACGGCTTCTTTGCGCAGGTACCAAAGGACTTTCAATACAGCGTCGAGATTCGCAATCGCCACTTTCTCGCTCCGGCCTATTTTGCCGTGCTGCGCAAGCACGGGGTGGCGCACGTATTCAACCACTGGAGCTTCATGCCGCCGATCAGCGAGCAGCTTCGCTACGACGCCGTGACTGCGGATTTTATCGTGTGCCGGGTGCTCACGCCCTTGGGCATGCGCTACGAGGAGGCGGTCAAGCGCTTTCAACCGTACGGCAAGATTGTGGACAGGCAGCCGCGCATGCGCCAGGATGTGCTGCGCCTGGCGGCAATGGCCATGGAGCGGAAGGTACCGGCCTACATTCTCATCAATAACCGGGCAGAGGGCTCGGCGCCGCTTACCATCACCGAGTTAGACCAACTCCTGCGGCAGAATCTGCTCTCGTAGATGGACGGCCTCGCTGGGGAGCGAGCCTCGATCATCCGCGCTCTCGCTTTCCCCGCACGGGTGGCGGGACGCCCGTTTCATCGCAAGAAGAAGACCACCCCCACGTGCACGCTGATGTCCTGACCATCGGACTCGGTCGTCACGTTGTCCTGGCGCATGCTGACCATATCGGTGACGCTGTGGTAGCGGACCTCGACGTCCACCCACGGGCCGAGGCCGATGTCGACCATGGCGCCGCCGCCGGCGTTCCACTCCCACTTGGTCTTCGTCTTGGTTTCCGAGTACCCAAAACCCCAGACATCCGTGACGGCGTACAGGTCCTGAAAGACGTAGAGCCCGCCCAGCGCTGCGCCGTAGATACGGAACCGGGCGATGTCCACCGCGAGTTGCGGCCCGAGGGTGAGGCGGAAGGCCTCCTGGCGTGCTGAGCCCGCGTAGTAGTAAAAGTCCCCCACCGGCCGCGAGCTGTAGGAAAGGTAGTCAAAGTCGCCGCGCAGGGCCAGCACCTGCGCCTGTGGCAGCGTGTAGAAGGCCTTTACTCCGATCCCCTCGCCGCTTTTCAGCTCGTCGGCCATTGAGCCGGTGGGCACGGAAACCACCACGCGCGGCCCGACTGCGAACTGCGCCCCAGCCCTGCCGGCCAGTGCAAAACAGATGGCCAGGATGATAAGCAGAACGTTTCTCATTGGCTCTTCCCTTCGTATTCGTACGCGCCACCCCCTCACCCGCTTGCTTCCCGGGGGGCCCGGCATGCGCCGCCTTTATGCGGCGCCACGCCGCCGCAGGCCGCGTAAGAGGCGGCGGAACTGCCACTCCGCCGGACGCCAAGCCTTCTCCTTTGCTTCGAGCGGGGTCCCGGAGTGCATCGCCTTTATGCGATGCAACGCGGCCAAAGGCCGCGTAGGGGGGCGGGTGGGCCCCACCCCGCAATGCATAAAGGCATTGCACTCCCCCAGCCCCTCCTACTCCGGAGAACAATCTCGCCAGTCAACTCTTCCAGGAAAGTTAGGGCCCTCCCCGGAAGGGACATCATACATAATATACATTCACCCCGAGAAAAAGTCAATGTGTTTTTGGCCCTTTGCATGACGCGCGGCGCGGACAGAACATCGCCTGGAATGGCCAACAGCGAGCCTTTGTCCCGTCGCTTCTGCCGCACAATTCCCTTGCCTTCGTCGCGGACAATTCGTATAATGGCGGCACAAGTCGAGCCCCTGTTGGTTTGCGGACGGCGGGCGCGTCTGCATAAATCTGCTTCGAATAGGCGTCACGGGACAAGCAAATTCGGCAGCCGTCGCAAGAACAGAACGCCTGTGCCAAGGATTGAAGAGACCAGGCGGAAAGCAGACGTCATGCGGCAGTCGGCCGCCGGCCTGACTCGCTGCACGGCTCTCTACGATGCCAGCAAGAGAGGAGCGTTCGCCCATCTCAAAGCGCCACGGGCCCGCATGGCAGTTGGGGCAGCGCAGTTCGCTTGTAGAACCACATCTCTGGGATAGGGACAACCGAAGGGGAATTCCCCGCATGAGGACTCGAGGCCGGGCGCGAGGCCAGAACCTCGGCCCGCCGCCGGTAAGCTCCGGCAAGAACAACCTCATCTTGTGAGCCACGTATGGAAGATCCGTACAAGAAGCTGGCGCAGCGTTTAGACCAGATCCCGAACGGCTTCCCGCGCACCGAGAGCGGCGTGGAGCTCCGCCTCTTGGCCAAGCTCTTCACCCCCGAAGAGGCCGCATTGGCAGCGGAGTTAACGCTCCAGCCTGATGAGACGGCAGAGGAGCTCGCCTTGCGCTTGCACCGCGACCGCCATCAACTCCGCCAGATGCTCAAAGAGATGCTGAAGAAGGGGCTGATCGACGCGGAGCCGGGCAAAGGTGGATTCGCCTACAAGCTGCTCCCGTTCGTGGTGGGCATCTACGAGCACCAGAACGCGCAGATCGACGAAGAGTTCGCCCGCCTTTTCGAGGAGTACTACCACCAGGCCTTTCATCGCGTCATGACTGCGCGGCCGTCCGTGCACCGGGTGATTCCCGTGGAGCGGGCCATCCCCTGGCAGGTTGAAGTGCTGCCTTACGAGCGTGCCAGCCACTACATCGAGCAGGCGCGCGCATGGGGTGTGCTGAACTGCATCTGCCGCGTGCAAAAGCGCCTCATCGGGCAAGGGTGCCGACACTCAGTCGAGAACTGCCTCGTGCTTTCGCCGCGCCCTGGTGCATTTGACCATGCCACTGCCATCCGGGCGCTGAGCAAGGAAGAAGCTTTGGCGGTGCTGGCTGCTGCCGAACAGGAAGGGTTTGTCCACTCCACTTCGAACGTGCAGGAAGGGGTGAGCTACATCTGCAACTGCTGCATCTGTTCCTGCGGCGTGCTGCGCGGCATTGCGGAGCTGGGCGCGCTCGGTGCCGTCGCTCCCTCGTCCTATCAGGCGTCTGTGGATTCGACCTTGTGCAGCGCCTGCGGGACCTG
The candidate division KSB1 bacterium genome window above contains:
- a CDS encoding outer membrane beta-barrel protein, with the protein product MRNVLLIILAICFALAGRAGAQFAVGPRVVVSVPTGSMADELKSGEGIGVKAFYTLPQAQVLALRGDFDYLSYSSRPVGDFYYYAGSARQEAFRLTLGPQLAVDIARFRIYGAALGGLYVFQDLYAVTDVWGFGYSETKTKTKWEWNAGGGAMVDIGLGPWVDVEVRYHSVTDMVSMRQDNVTTESDGQDISVHVGVVFFLR
- a CDS encoding DUF72 domain-containing protein → MPFSEIDYKTYVHWGTSTWTYEGWKGIVYHKDYRPERFKKECLAEYARDGRFSTVGMDLFFYRPPSPFELAAYARQLPPGFKACSKVWEEITVKRYPNHPRYGDNKGKENPNFLSVEQFVTKVLEPYRKAFANFAGPFIFEFGYLSREDMPSVHAFAERLDGFFAQVPKDFQYSVEIRNRHFLAPAYFAVLRKHGVAHVFNHWSFMPPISEQLRYDAVTADFIVCRVLTPLGMRYEEAVKRFQPYGKIVDRQPRMRQDVLRLAAMAMERKVPAYILINNRAEGSAPLTITELDQLLRQNLLS
- a CDS encoding 4Fe-4S binding protein, whose protein sequence is MEDPYKKLAQRLDQIPNGFPRTESGVELRLLAKLFTPEEAALAAELTLQPDETAEELALRLHRDRHQLRQMLKEMLKKGLIDAEPGKGGFAYKLLPFVVGIYEHQNAQIDEEFARLFEEYYHQAFHRVMTARPSVHRVIPVERAIPWQVEVLPYERASHYIEQARAWGVLNCICRVQKRLIGQGCRHSVENCLVLSPRPGAFDHATAIRALSKEEALAVLAAAEQEGFVHSTSNVQEGVSYICNCCICSCGVLRGIAELGALGAVAPSSYQASVDSTLCSACGTCIERCQFSALSLDGDSCTVEVHRCVGCGLCVSTCPTGAIRLELRATAEHQPPPRTEEEWRSARSAARKESAP
- a CDS encoding DEAD/DEAH box helicase, translating into MTVAQILDRLQQTPEFRDNVTHWQLLPARPAQYVDFPAHLNQRLVAAVKEMGIRQLYSHQGAALHALAAGRHVVVVTPTASGKTLCYNLPVLNTILGEPEARALYLFPTKALSQDQVAELHDLVTLLGQDIKTFTFDGDTPSSARQAIRTSGHIVVTNPDMLHQGILPHHTKWLRLFENLRYVVIDEIHNYRGVFGSHLANVVRRLKRVCRFYGSNPQFICCSATVANPKELAERLVEEHVELIDNNGAPRGEKHFILYNPPVVNRELGIRRSSVREAQKIARYFLAGDVQTILFARSRLRVEILLSYLKETMRQLHKPEDRVRGYRGGYLPNERREIERGLRSGEILGVVSTNALELGIDIGQLDACIMAGYPGTIASTWQQAGRAGRRLDASVAILVASSAPLDQYIVNHPEYFFGQPPEAGIIDPNNLLVLMSHIKCAAFELPFDEGERFGVETTGKILDYLEQNQVLHRSEGKYHWASDIYPAEEVSLRSASTGNFVIIDTTAKGKERVIGEVDQFSAPMLVHEGAIYMHESKQYHVDTLDWQRRKAYVHEVAVDHYTDAEEKSHIRVLDVEAQEAVPGGTKALGEVSVTTIPTIYKKIKFGTHENVGWGKISLPELELHTTAYWWEITREQLAPLALNQATLADALKAVANVLANVAPVFALCDPRDIHAVPMVRSPFSELPTVYIYESHPGGVGLSRRLFHLHADLLAAARDLIARCPCTSGCPSCVGPPLEVGQGGKTEALRLLDLGIGQ